CTCTCGGGCAACTGCAATGCGCCCAATAAGAACAATGCAGACGGAATGGCGCCCAGTCCGAACATCCAGCGCCAGGCATCTGCTCCCTGGTTGCGTAAGGTGTAATTCACCAGGTTCGTGATCAGAATACCGATCACGATGGTGAGCTGGTTGATCGCCACCATCCGTCCACGTAATGCGCAGGGGAATTTCAGAAATATACCATGGGCGATAACATCGAAGCCATACCTACACTCACACTGCTATCGCCCTGGAAAAAATGAAAAAATTCCTGTCGCCGGACAAAGCCATGGCAATGGAAGAAACCATAAAAATGGACGCAGCGATCATCAATCCCTTCTTTCTTCCATATTTATCGGATACCGCTGCAGCAATCAAACAACCTGCAATGGCCCCTATCGCGAGGCTGCCGGTAGCAAAGCCTTCCCAGTATTCATTCAGCTCGAACTGTTTTTGAAGAAAGGGCAATGCGCCTGAAATAACGGCAAAATCAAAACCGAACAAATAACCGCCCAGCGCGGAGATGAATGAAA
This portion of the Pseudobacter ginsenosidimutans genome encodes:
- a CDS encoding MFS transporter — protein: MVAINQLTIVIGILITNLVNYTLRNQGADAWRWMFGLGAIPSALFLLGALQLPESPRWLISGRPYTES
- a CDS encoding MFS transporter, whose product is MQQQSFNSRYILGISFISALGGYLFGFDFAVISGALPFLQKQFELNEYWEGFATGSLAIGAIAGCLIAAAVSDKYGRKKGLMIAASIFMVSSIAMALSGDRNFFIFSRAIAV